GATCCCTTGAAACGAGGGTTACCATTCCAACCACGCTCATATCGTGACTTCATGCTTTTCGAGAACCATTACTCTGCATCACTCGCAGGCTTCACTCAGATTCATCGTCCGGTGATTAGTTGGATTGCGGCGGCTTACACGGGCATCACCGGCTGGCGGTATCCTGGCTTCAAACCAGGCATACTATGGAGCCAGCAGCCAATCTTTTACCAGTCCAATCATCTGGCCTTCTATGCCGATGAAGCTCCGATACAATATCCGAAATATTGCAAATATCTGGATCTAGAGCTTGAGCTGGGTGTACTGCTCGGTGGCCACCTCTTCAACGCCACAGCCGAAGAAGCCAAATCTGCGATAGCAGGCTTTTGCGTTTTTAATGACTTCTCTGTGCGTAACGTACAAGTTGCGGAGATGAACAGGTAGCCCTTCGATTTGCCGAGGCATTTTCTCAAGTCGATTGCTGACTGCAAGCAAACACACTATAGTGGCTTCGGACCACAGCACTCGAAATGCTTCGCTAACAGCGTATCATCCACTGTCGTCTCCGCAGACGAGA
Above is a genomic segment from Trichoderma breve strain T069 chromosome 6, whole genome shotgun sequence containing:
- a CDS encoding fumarylacetoacetate (FAA) hydrolase family domain-containing protein; this translates as MKYRRLQGQIVEVKDGDSSGIVPTVRTPLLSVLQDNPPDHSDPLKRGLPFQPRSYRDFMLFENHYSASLAGFTQIHRPVISWIAAAYTGITGWRYPGFKPGILWSQQPIFYQSNHLAFYADEAPIQYPKYCKYLDLELELGVLLGGHLFNATAEEAKSAIAGFCVFNDFSVRNVQVAEMNSGFGPQHSKCFANSVSSTVVSADEIMPRIERLTGRVIINGQVVQECSTDRWQFTVAEAIAHVSQSTRLYPGEFFGTGTFPLGAGIEHARFQLKVGDVVRLEIDGIGSVTNKIIADE